From Streptomyces sp. TLI_105, the proteins below share one genomic window:
- the dnaB gene encoding replicative DNA helicase, producing MDDPWADSGPSDRLPTRTRGEGRGRGRGRDDQHERGGEGPWDGGLSAFERVPPQDLDAEQSVLGGMLLSKDAIADVVEIIKGNDFYKPAHETVYAAILDLYAKGEPADPITVGAELTKRGEITRVGGASYLHTLVQSVPTAANASYYAEIVHERAVLRRLVEAGTKITQMGYAADGDVDEIVNSAQAEIYAVTEQRTTEDYLPLGDIMEGALDEIEAIGSRSGEMTGVPTGFTDLDSLTNGLHPGQMIIIAARPAMGKSTLALDFARAASIKHNLPSVIFSLEMGRNEIAMRLLSAEARVALHHMRSGTMTDEDWTRLARRMPDVSQAPLYIDDSPNLSMMEIRAKCRRLKQRNGLKLVIIDYLQLMQSGGSKRQESRQQEVSDMSRNLKLLAKELELPVIALSQLNRGPEQRTDKKPMVSDLRESGSIEQDADMVILLHREDAYEKESPRAGEADIIVGKHRNGPTATITVAFQGHYSRFVDMAQT from the coding sequence ATGGACGACCCCTGGGCCGACAGCGGACCGAGCGACCGGCTGCCCACCCGTACCCGTGGCGAGGGACGCGGTCGTGGCCGCGGCCGCGACGATCAGCACGAGCGGGGCGGCGAGGGTCCCTGGGACGGCGGGCTCTCCGCCTTCGAGCGCGTTCCCCCGCAGGACCTCGACGCCGAGCAGTCCGTGCTCGGCGGCATGCTGCTCTCCAAGGACGCCATCGCGGACGTCGTGGAGATCATCAAGGGGAACGACTTCTACAAGCCCGCGCACGAGACCGTCTACGCGGCGATCCTCGACCTGTACGCCAAGGGCGAGCCGGCCGACCCGATCACGGTCGGCGCCGAGCTCACCAAGCGCGGCGAGATCACCCGCGTCGGCGGCGCCTCCTACCTCCACACGCTGGTCCAGTCGGTCCCGACCGCGGCCAACGCCTCGTACTACGCGGAGATCGTCCACGAGCGCGCGGTCCTGCGCCGCCTGGTCGAGGCCGGCACCAAGATCACACAGATGGGGTACGCGGCCGACGGAGACGTCGACGAGATCGTGAACTCGGCCCAGGCCGAGATCTACGCCGTCACCGAGCAGCGCACCACCGAGGACTACCTGCCGCTCGGCGACATCATGGAGGGGGCGCTCGACGAGATCGAGGCGATCGGCTCCCGCAGCGGCGAGATGACGGGTGTGCCCACCGGCTTCACGGACCTCGACTCGCTCACCAACGGACTCCACCCGGGTCAGATGATCATCATCGCGGCCCGTCCCGCCATGGGTAAGTCGACCCTCGCCCTGGACTTCGCCCGGGCGGCCTCCATCAAGCACAACCTGCCCAGCGTCATCTTCTCCCTCGAAATGGGCCGCAACGAGATCGCCATGCGTCTCCTCTCGGCCGAGGCCCGGGTCGCGCTCCACCACATGCGCTCCGGCACGATGACCGACGAGGACTGGACCCGGCTCGCCCGCCGGATGCCGGACGTCTCCCAGGCCCCGCTGTACATCGACGACTCCCCGAACCTGTCGATGATGGAGATCCGCGCGAAGTGCCGCCGGCTCAAGCAGCGCAACGGCCTGAAGCTCGTCATCATCGACTATCTGCAGCTCATGCAGTCGGGCGGTTCCAAGCGGCAGGAGAGCCGTCAGCAAGAGGTCTCCGACATGTCGCGAAACCTGAAGCTCCTCGCCAAGGAGCTGGAACTGCCGGTGATCGCGCTCTCCCAGCTGAACCGTGGTCCCGAGCAGCGCACCGACAAGAAGCCGATGGTCTCCGACCTGCGTGAGTCCGGCTCGATCGAGCAGGACGCCGACATGGTCATCCTGCTGCACCGCGAGGACGCCTACGAGAAGGAGTCACCGCGCGCGGGCGAGGCGGACATCATCGTGGGCAAGCACCGTAACGGCCCGACGGCCACGATCACCGTGGCCTTCCAGGGCCACTACTCGCGTTTCGTGGACATGGCCCAGACCTGA
- a CDS encoding GNAT family N-acetyltransferase, with protein sequence MSDLEIRPATAEDLPAIVAMLADDPLGAQRESPDDLAPYLIAFERLANDPNQHVVVAVREDKVVGTLQLTIIPGLSRRGTTRSIIEGVRIHADERGSGLGTQLIEWAVEESGRQDCRLVQLTSDVTRTDAHRFYERLGFEASHVGFKKSL encoded by the coding sequence ATGAGCGATCTTGAGATACGCCCCGCCACCGCGGAGGACCTCCCGGCCATCGTCGCGATGCTCGCCGACGACCCCCTGGGCGCACAGCGTGAATCCCCCGACGACCTCGCCCCGTACCTCATCGCCTTCGAGCGCCTCGCGAACGATCCGAACCAGCACGTCGTCGTGGCCGTCCGCGAGGACAAGGTCGTCGGCACCCTCCAGCTGACGATCATCCCGGGGCTCTCCCGCCGGGGCACCACCCGCTCGATCATCGAGGGCGTCCGCATCCACGCCGACGAGCGCGGCAGCGGCCTCGGGACGCAGCTCATCGAATGGGCCGTCGAGGAGTCGGGCCGCCAGGACTGCCGGCTCGTCCAGCTGACCTCCGACGTCACCCGTACCGATGCCCACCGCTTCTACGAGCGCCTGGGCTTCGAGGCCTCCCACGTGGGTTTCAAGAAGAGCCTCTGA
- a CDS encoding serine hydrolase produces the protein MTTSFEALLPSTERALLHRVAVAQSEGRAPSFVGAVVRDGALVWSGSRSCVDGHAPDADTQFRIGSITKVFTAVLVMRLRDEGLLGLDDPLERHLKGTGVGEVTIAQLLGHTGGLAAETPGAWWERSSAALRPELSDVLGEQPFLQSPGRRHHYSNPGYTLLGSLVEAVRGVSWEEALRREILEPLGMGRTTVDPVAPHAGGWAVHPWADVMLPEPSEDLGLMASAGQLWSTAADLARFAAFLAAGDERVLVAASVEEMRAPASPAGEGDWEGSYGLGLQLVRKDGRTLIGHSGSLPGFVASLWVSVEDGLAGIALSNATSGPLVGVVAADLVRIVAEAEPRFPEPWRPLPEAEVDEELLSLTGPWYWGTYVYGLRLGPERSVVLEPLRGAGRRARFRALPEGGWVGLNGYYAGETLRAVRRADGSVSHLDLGSFVFTREPYAPKDAVPGGVDEAGWRGL, from the coding sequence ATGACGACATCTTTCGAAGCCTTGTTGCCCAGTACCGAGCGGGCTCTGTTGCACCGTGTCGCGGTCGCCCAGTCCGAGGGGCGGGCGCCGTCCTTCGTGGGGGCGGTGGTCCGTGACGGAGCGTTGGTCTGGAGTGGTTCGCGCAGCTGCGTGGACGGTCACGCGCCGGACGCCGACACCCAGTTCAGGATCGGGTCCATCACCAAGGTGTTCACCGCCGTCCTGGTGATGCGGCTCCGGGACGAGGGCCTGCTCGGGCTCGACGATCCGCTGGAGCGTCATCTGAAGGGAACGGGCGTCGGTGAGGTGACGATCGCCCAACTCCTGGGCCACACCGGCGGTCTCGCGGCCGAGACGCCCGGCGCGTGGTGGGAGCGGTCCTCGGCCGCCCTGCGGCCGGAACTCTCCGACGTCCTGGGGGAGCAGCCCTTCCTCCAGTCGCCGGGACGCCGGCACCACTACTCCAACCCGGGCTACACGCTGCTGGGTTCGCTGGTCGAGGCGGTCCGGGGGGTGTCCTGGGAGGAGGCGCTGCGGCGCGAGATCCTGGAGCCGCTGGGGATGGGCCGTACGACGGTCGATCCCGTCGCTCCGCACGCGGGTGGCTGGGCGGTGCATCCCTGGGCCGACGTCATGCTGCCCGAGCCGTCCGAGGACCTCGGTCTGATGGCTTCGGCCGGGCAGCTCTGGTCGACGGCCGCCGACCTCGCGCGCTTCGCCGCCTTCCTCGCGGCGGGGGACGAGCGGGTGCTCGTCGCGGCGTCCGTGGAGGAGATGCGCGCCCCGGCCTCTCCCGCCGGGGAAGGCGACTGGGAGGGGAGCTACGGGCTCGGTCTCCAGCTGGTGCGCAAGGACGGCCGCACCCTGATCGGTCACAGCGGCTCCCTCCCGGGTTTCGTCGCCTCTCTGTGGGTGAGCGTGGAGGACGGCCTCGCCGGCATCGCCCTCTCCAACGCCACCTCAGGGCCGCTGGTGGGGGTTGTGGCCGCCGATCTCGTACGGATCGTGGCGGAGGCGGAGCCCAGGTTCCCGGAGCCGTGGCGACCCCTTCCCGAGGCCGAGGTCGACGAGGAGCTGCTGTCCCTCACGGGGCCTTGGTACTGGGGGACGTACGTCTACGGGCTTCGGCTCGGCCCCGAGCGGAGCGTGGTGCTCGAACCGCTGCGGGGTGCCGGGCGGCGGGCCCGCTTCCGGGCGCTGCCGGAGGGCGGCTGGGTCGGCCTGAACGGCTACTACGCGGGGGAGACGCTCAGGGCGGTGCGGCGTGCCGACGGCAGCGTGAGCCATCTCGACCTCGGCTCCTTCGTCTTCACGCGGGAGCCGTACGCGCCGAAGGACGCGGTTCCGGGCGGTGTGGACGAGGCGGGCTGGCGCGGTCTCTGA